From the Nodularia sp. NIES-3585 genome, one window contains:
- a CDS encoding photosystem II manganese-stabilizing polypeptide produces MRYRALIVAFLAVCLGLLTACSDAPTSSNSRDLLTYEQIRNTGLANKCPQLAETSRGSIPIESSQSYVIKELCLEPTTFFVKEEPANKRQVAEFVPGKLLTRYTSTIDQVQGDLNVNPDNSLTFLESDGLDFQAITVKLPGGESVPFLFTIKDLVAQTQPGLTSINTSTDFEGTFKVPSYRGASFLDPKGRGVVSGYDNAVALPAQADDEELIRTNVKSVETLDGTISLQIAKVDSVSGEIAGTFESEQPSDTDLGAGEPKEVKIRGLFYARVEPNRA; encoded by the coding sequence ATGAGGTATCGCGCTTTAATTGTTGCATTCTTGGCTGTATGCCTGGGGCTATTAACTGCTTGCAGTGATGCTCCCACTTCTTCAAATAGTAGGGATTTACTGACTTACGAACAAATCCGAAACACTGGCTTGGCGAATAAATGCCCCCAACTGGCAGAAACCAGCCGTGGTTCCATTCCCATTGAATCCAGCCAGTCTTATGTCATCAAAGAACTTTGTTTAGAACCAACAACTTTCTTTGTCAAAGAAGAACCTGCTAATAAACGGCAAGTAGCAGAATTCGTGCCTGGTAAATTGTTGACCAGATACACTTCTACCATTGACCAAGTACAAGGTGACTTGAACGTTAACCCAGATAATAGCTTGACGTTTTTAGAATCTGATGGTTTGGACTTCCAAGCCATCACCGTCAAACTTCCTGGTGGTGAATCCGTTCCTTTTCTGTTCACCATCAAAGATTTAGTTGCTCAAACCCAACCTGGTTTGACCAGTATCAACACCTCTACGGACTTTGAAGGTACATTCAAGGTTCCCTCCTATCGTGGTGCTTCTTTCCTAGATCCTAAAGGTCGTGGTGTCGTCAGTGGCTATGATAATGCCGTAGCTCTTCCAGCCCAAGCTGATGACGAAGAACTCATCCGGACAAATGTCAAGAGTGTTGAAACTCTGGATGGTACAATTTCGCTCCAAATAGCCAAAGTAGATAGCGTTAGTGGTGAAATCGCTGGTACTTTCGAGAGTGAACAGCCATCTGACACTGATTTGGGTGCTGGCGAACCTAAAGAAGTCAAGATTCGGGGTCTATTTTATGCGCGGGTTGAACCAAATCGCGCCTAA
- a CDS encoding IS5 family transposase, translating into MNYKSIQQLKPRAFKRRFGVRRKTFKKMVKILKEFQSINKKNQSGSKPLLMIEEKILVTLEYWREYRTYFHIATSWGVSESTICRIVHRIESELMQSGMFRLPGKKALFQGGLSQPEVVVMDVTETPIERPKRKQQEFYSGKKKHHTLKSQLIINQETGEIICTFFGKGRCHDFALFKASGVHFHPEIQGFHDSGYQGINQYHSNSYTPKKKPKKRELSTLEKDYNRVLAKARIGIEHVNRRLKIFKIFGDTYRNRRRRYGLRCNLLAAIYNYELNLAVPKCQPSTIT; encoded by the coding sequence ATGAACTATAAATCCATCCAACAACTAAAACCAAGAGCATTTAAACGCCGCTTTGGAGTGAGAAGAAAGACTTTTAAGAAAATGGTTAAAATTCTAAAAGAATTTCAAAGTATTAACAAAAAGAACCAAAGTGGCTCGAAACCTCTACTTATGATTGAGGAAAAAATTTTAGTTACGTTAGAATATTGGCGAGAGTACCGAACTTATTTTCATATTGCAACAAGTTGGGGAGTATCAGAATCAACTATTTGTCGCATTGTTCATCGTATAGAATCAGAACTGATGCAGTCAGGAATGTTTAGGTTACCCGGGAAAAAAGCCTTGTTCCAAGGTGGTTTGAGCCAACCTGAAGTAGTGGTAATGGATGTAACTGAAACGCCTATTGAACGTCCAAAAAGAAAACAACAGGAATTTTATTCAGGAAAGAAAAAACATCATACACTCAAAAGCCAATTGATTATTAATCAAGAAACAGGAGAAATTATTTGTACTTTTTTTGGTAAAGGGCGCTGCCATGATTTTGCCTTATTCAAAGCTAGTGGAGTTCATTTTCATCCGGAAATACAAGGTTTCCACGATAGTGGTTATCAAGGAATTAACCAATATCATAGTAACAGTTACACTCCTAAGAAAAAGCCTAAAAAGCGAGAACTTTCAACCTTAGAAAAAGACTATAATCGGGTTTTAGCAAAGGCAAGAATTGGCATTGAACACGTCAATCGCCGCCTGAAAATTTTTAAGATTTTTGGTGATACATATCGTAATCGCCGTCGTCGTTATGGTCTGCGTTGTAACTTACTAGCAGCAATTTATAACTATGAGTTAAATTTAGCAGTTCCAAAATGCCAACCCTCAACTATAACATAA
- a CDS encoding RNA polymerase sigma factor SigF, with translation MPTTATNELKHEIWQLLREYQESRSETVRNKLVKINFGLVRKEAHYWMNQCHENSDDLLQVGCLGLIRAIEKFEISKGHAFSSFAIPYIRGEIQHYLRDKGVTVRIPRRYLALQQQAIGVSRSLREKYNRQPTDSELAAALAISPNEWQEIKLAWVNRSPLSLDVPILDGEDGTTSLGELVPDPRYRSFQLAQEDQIRLQQALFQLEKCTREVLECVFLQDLTQKQVAEHLGISVVTVSRKVKKGLGLLKQLMGATED, from the coding sequence ATGCCTACTACAGCCACCAACGAACTGAAACATGAAATTTGGCAGTTACTGCGAGAGTACCAGGAATCTCGCTCAGAAACTGTTCGCAATAAACTAGTAAAAATAAATTTTGGACTTGTGAGAAAAGAAGCCCACTATTGGATGAATCAATGCCATGAAAATAGTGATGATTTACTCCAAGTTGGTTGTTTGGGTTTAATTCGAGCCATTGAAAAATTTGAAATTTCCAAGGGACACGCCTTCAGTTCATTTGCTATTCCCTATATTCGTGGCGAAATTCAGCACTATCTTCGAGATAAAGGCGTTACAGTCCGAATTCCTCGGCGCTACTTAGCATTACAACAGCAAGCCATAGGAGTCTCACGCTCTTTGCGTGAAAAATATAATCGCCAACCCACTGATTCAGAATTAGCCGCAGCATTGGCAATTTCTCCCAACGAATGGCAAGAAATTAAGCTCGCATGGGTCAATCGCTCCCCTCTCAGCTTGGATGTACCCATCTTGGACGGAGAAGATGGAACTACCAGCCTAGGGGAATTAGTTCCTGATCCCCGTTACCGCAGCTTTCAACTGGCGCAAGAAGATCAAATTCGCCTGCAACAAGCACTATTTCAGTTAGAGAAATGTACTCGTGAAGTTTTGGAATGTGTATTTTTGCAGGATTTGACCCAAAAACAAGTCGCAGAACATCTGGGAATTAGTGTAGTTACAGTTTCCCGCAAAGTCAAAAAAGGGTTGGGCTTGTTAAAACAGTTGATGGGTGCAACAGAGGATTAA
- a CDS encoding VWA domain-containing protein encodes MTLTKISPGQQITPRQQFGLNLVSKLSGGRDVILAIDLTESVGLNNEGRIRLRQIVENSIKPGDYIYIVPFAQDVVLGAITPSVNPLGTPVRYIRRNQESIEDLLARIPLTSDSNYYGTDIQRAELRIYQGIAQINHNRLQKKQAIKPQSIVWLTDAPLFTEPGITSKVWIETPADSPLRIADSPESQERHAWMKILPIHKRSLSITTPENKLYTLAVYDIYPTVQEFCTPAPGNQETCLVNPYLRQQLWTPSLILLLILGSLFGSAFKLHRLHRKWELHIYIEEHE; translated from the coding sequence GTGACTTTAACAAAAATTTCCCCTGGACAACAAATAACTCCTAGACAACAATTTGGATTAAATTTAGTCTCTAAGCTAAGTGGTGGAAGAGATGTGATTTTAGCAATTGATTTGACAGAAAGTGTCGGGTTAAATAACGAAGGTCGGATTCGCTTGCGTCAGATAGTTGAAAATAGCATTAAACCGGGAGATTACATTTACATTGTTCCTTTTGCTCAAGATGTGGTGTTAGGCGCAATAACACCTAGTGTTAATCCTTTGGGAACCCCGGTTAGATATATTCGTAGAAACCAAGAGAGTATTGAAGACCTATTAGCAAGAATCCCCTTAACATCTGATAGCAACTATTATGGTACAGATATTCAGCGAGCCGAATTAAGGATTTATCAAGGTATTGCTCAAATTAATCACAATCGCTTACAAAAAAAGCAAGCAATTAAACCACAATCTATTGTTTGGTTAACAGATGCGCCCTTATTTACGGAACCGGGGATTACTTCCAAAGTATGGATAGAAACCCCTGCTGATAGTCCATTGAGGATTGCTGATTCTCCAGAAAGTCAAGAGCGCCATGCTTGGATGAAAATTTTACCTATTCACAAGCGATCGCTCTCTATCACCACCCCAGAAAATAAACTATATACATTAGCTGTCTATGATATTTATCCCACAGTTCAGGAATTTTGTACACCCGCACCAGGTAATCAAGAAACTTGCTTAGTTAATCCTTATTTAAGGCAACAGTTATGGACTCCGAGTTTAATTTTATTATTAATACTTGGTAGTTTATTTGGATCTGCATTTAAATTACATCGATTGCATCGAAAGTGGGAATTGCATATCTACATTGAAGAACATGAATAA